The Halogranum gelatinilyticum genome contains the following window.
GTTGTGAATCGACGACGACCCAAATCCTCGGGGGTTCGACCACGTTATCGATGGCAGCCTCTACTCGTGGATAACAACAAGAGTATTGGTCGTCGCCAACGGTTTCAGCAGTCAACCATACATCTTTCTCACCTGAGTGTGAGCCTGAGCCGTCCACGGTCACCGTCACCGCTCTCCAAAGTTTTACTTACTATCGAGTAAAGGACCACCTATGAGCAAAGACTACGCGGAGCTCCACGACCCGAACGCGGAGTACACGATGCGAGAGCTCTCGTCGGAGACGATGGGAGTGACAGCGAAGCGCGGCGGCGGCCGCGACGTCGAGATTACGGACATCCAGACGACGATGGTCGACGGCAACTTCCCGTGGACCCTCGTCCGCATCTACACCGACGCCGGCATCGTCGGCACCGGTGAGGCCTACTGGGGCGCGGGCGTCCCGGAACTCATCCAGCGGATGAAGCCGTTCCTCGTCGGCGAGAACCCGCTCGACATCGACCGTCTGTTCGAGCATCTCGTCCAGAAGATGTCCGGTGAGGGTTCCGTCGAGGGTGTCACCGTCACCGCCATCTCGGGCATCGAGGTCGCGCTGCACGACGTCGCGGGCAAGATTCTCGACGTCCCGGCCTACCAGCTGCTCGGCGGCAAGTACCGCGACAAGGTCCGCGTCTACTGTGACTGCCACACCGAGGAGGAGGCCGACCCGGACGCCTGTGCCGACGAGGCAGAGCGCGTCGTCGAGGAACTCGGCTACGACGCCCTGAAGTTCGACCTCGACGTCCCCTCGGGCCTGGAGAAGGACCGCGCGAACCGCCATCTCCGTCCCGGCGAGATCCGTCACAAGGCCGAGATCGTCGAGAAGGTCACCGAGCGCGTGAAGGACCGCGCCGACGTCGCCTTCGACTGTCACTGGACGTTCTCGGGCGGCTCGGCGAAGCGTCTCGCCTCGGCCATCGAGGAGTACGACGTCTGGTGGCTCGAGGACCCCGTCCCGCCGGAGAACCTGGAGGTGCAGGAAGAGGTCACGAAGTCGACGACGACGCCCATCACCGTGGGCGAGAACCGCTACCGCGTCACCGAGGAACGCCGTCTCATCGAGAACCAGGCGGTCGACATCATCGCGCCCGACCTGCCGAAGGTCGGCGGAATGCGCGAGACGCAGAAGATCGCGGACGTCGCGAACCAGTACTACATCCCGGTCGCGATGCACAACGTCTCCTCGCCGATCGCGACGATGGCGAGTGCCCACGTCGGCACGTCCATCCCGAACTCGCTGGCCGTCGAATACCACAGCTACGAACTCGGCTGGTGGGAGGACCTGGTCGAGGAGGACGTCATCGAGGACGGCTACATCACCATCCCGGAGGAGCCGGGTCTCGGCCTGACGCTCGACATGGACACCGTCGAGGAGCACATGGTCGACGGCGAGACGCTGTTCGACGAGGCGTAAGCCGACGTCGAACTTGCTGAGCTTCGCTCAGCAGTGTTCGACGAAGCCTAAGCGTCGTCGTGAAGGAAAATCTCTGATTTTCCGTGTTCGACGAGGAGTGAAACGACTCGTCGAGCCAGCAGCACGAAGTGTTGCGCTGTTCGACGAAGCGTAAGCCGAAGCCGAACTGACGACCTGCAGTTTTCTTTCGTTCATTAGCTGCGCACCAGCGACGCGGACTTCCGCCACACCGAGACTTTTGCCCACCGAGTACGTTGTGCGGTACCATATGTCGAACGAAGACTACACCGTCGACTACGACTTGAGCGACGACGCCGAGAACATCCACAGCGTCTGGGACAACAGCCTCGACCCGTTGGTGACGGTCGAGCCAGGCGAGGTCGTCCGGTTCGAGTGTCGCGACGCGCTCGACGGACAGGTCGGCCCGGACTCGACGGCCGAAGACCTCGCGAACGCCACCTTCGACCCGGTCCACCCGCTGACTGGTCCCGTCGCCGTCGAGGGTGCCGAGCCGGGCGACGTCCTCGAAGTCGAACTGCTCGACTTCGAGCACAAGGGCTGGGGATTCACGGGCTACATGCCCGGCGAGATGGGACTCGGTCTGCTGCCCGAGGACTTCGAGGAGGCAGGACTCCACATCTGGGAACTCGACGACGAGGTGGCACACTTCGTGAACGGCATCGAGGTCCCGCTCGATATGTTCCCCGGCATCGTCGGCGTCGCCCCCGGCGAGGACGGCGAACACGACACGCTCCCGCCGCGCAACACCGGCGGCAACATGGACGTCAAGCACATGACGAAGGGGTCGACGGTCTATCTCCCGGTCGAGGTCGAGGGCGCGCTGTTCTCGACGGCCGACTGCCACGCCGCACAGGGTGACGGCGAGGTCTGCGTGACGGGTATCGAGTCGCCGATGTTCGTCACGGCCCGCTTCAACGTCCGGAAGGATATGGACATCCAACAGCCCCAGCTGCAGACGACGGGACCGTTCACGCCGACCGGCCAGGACGAGCCGATGTACGCGACGACCGGCATCGCCGACGACCTGATGGAGGCGACGAAGAAGGCGGTCCGACACATGATCGACCATCTCGAAGCCGAGCGTGGGCTGACGCGCGGGGAGGCGTACATCCTCTGCTCTGCGGCAGTCGACCTGAAGGTCAGCGAGGTCGTCGACGCGCCCAACTGGATCGTCACGGCCTACGTGCCGGACAGCATCTTCCCCTGAGCAGGCGGCCGCGACGCTCAGTGCGAGGGACCCGACTCGGACTGTCTCCGGAGCCGGTCCGCAATCGACCGTCCCACGTCCCGCGGCGCGTCTTCGACGATTTCGATCTCGTCGCCGACGTGGAGTTCTCCCCCGGTTACGACGTCGGCACAGATACCACCGCGGCGTTCCTTCAGCGCGCGCATCACGTTCTCCTCGTCGGCGACCTTCTCGACGTGGGCACAGGGTGGCCGCGGGCGGGTTCCCCGGAACTCGACGTCGCCGACGCGGAACGTTGTCTCAAGCAGGTCGTGGAGGTCGACGCCGCGGGTGACGACGTTTCTCCTGTGGCGACCGTCCGAGAGGTCGATGCCGAACTCCTCGCGTATCGTCTCGATTGCCTCGCCCTCGATGAACGTCACCTCGCAGACGTCGAACGGCGAGTAGTACCCCTTGCCAGTCAGATAGCGGTCGCCGGTCAGGCCGCCCTCGACGGCCTCGACGGATTCGAGCTGCTCCATCGGCGCGGAGTCTTCGGGGGCGACGAAGATGGTCTCGACGCGGGGAGTCCGGTTCATGGCTGAGGTTGGGACGGGGGCGAGAAAGCGGTTCGTGTGGTATCGTGGCTCAGCAGACGGGCTTGGGGTCCAGTCCCATCCCGCGCAGCGAGTCGGCGTAGTCGTCGTACGCGAGTTGGATGACGTACTCGGCGACCATCTGGGCGCGTTGCCAGTCCTCGTCGGTCTCACACAGGTCGTCGAGCAGGCCGAGCCCGAGTTCGACCTCCTCCTGCGTCTCACGTTTGAGGTCACGGAAGAGGTCGGCACGCCGCTCGTCGGCCTCGTTGACGAAGAAACTGACAATCTGGGTGTGCGCACGGATGCTGACCAGTCCGCGGGCGACCAGTCCGGCGGCGAGGCGTTCGACGGTGTCCTCGCGGCCGCGGAGGTAGGTGTGCATCGCGCCGCCGTCGACCGGGTCGAAATCCGGGTCACTGAGTTCGGCGACGACGCGGTCGTAGTGCTCGTCCTCCTGGTCGGCGACGTGTTCGAAGGTCGCTTTCGCCTCGTCGTCCGACTCCGTGTCGGCCCACTCGTGGAACGTCGTCCGGGCGGCGTGTTCGCTGTTGGCGGCGACGCGGAGCACGACCGGCGTCTCCAGTTCGGCGTCGGTCAGCGCGACGAGGAGGTTGTTCGAACCGAGCCGCGAGAGCTGGGTCGCTTTCGACTGCTCCAACGTCGCCTGGAAGGCTTCGGCGTCCATAGCCCACACCACGGGCGCGACGGCTTTCAAGTTTCGCGCGGCCGAGGCGTCACACGGCTGAGGAGGGCGACCGACGAGCCCGGCCGCCCCCGAGTTTTTACCCGAGAGCGACGTACCGGTTCTATGACCGACGACCCCGACACCGGGCGGGAGGCAGGCTCTCTTTCGGCCGACGCCCTCCGCGACCGACTCCGCCGTGGCGACGCCGTCACCGTCCTCGACGTCCGCGACCGCGACGAGTTCGAGGCGTGGCACATCGACGGCGAGAGCGTCCACGCGACACAGATTCCACACAACAAGTTCCTCGTCGCGCGGGTCCGCGGCGGCGTGGAAGAACTCGTCGCCGACCTCGCCGAACCTGTGCTCGTCGTCTGTGGCGAGGGGAAGGCGAGCGCCGACGTGGCCGACCTCCTCGCGGACAACGGTATCGAGGCGTTGAACCTCGACGGCGGGATGGAGGGCTGGGCGCGCGTCTACGAGTCTGTCGAGATTCCGCACGACGAGGCGACCGTCCGCCAGTATCTCCGTCCCTCCAGCGGCTGTGTCGCCATCCTCGTTGTCGCGGGCGACGAGGCCGTCGTCGTCGACCCCCTGCGGGCCTTCACCGACCGCTACGTCGCCGACGCGGCCGAGTTGGGTGCGGAAATCACGTACGCCGTCGACACGCACGTCCACGCCGACCACGTCTCGGGCGTCCGCGACGTCGCCCGCGAGACGGGTGCGGAAATCGTGTTACCCAGGGGGGCCGAGAATCGTGGCCTCGCGTTCGACGCCACGCTCGTCGGCGACGGCGACACGCTCGGCGTCGGCGAGGTGGAACTGACTGCCGTCTCCCTGCCCGGCCACACGACAGAGATGACGGGCTTCCGGGTCGGCGACCTGCTCCTCGCGGGCGACAGCGTCTTCCTCGACAGCGTCGCCCGGCCGGACCTCGAAGTCGGCGACGACGGCGCGAGCGAGATGGCGCGGACGCTCTACGGGACGCTCCACGAGCGGCTGTTCGCGTTCCCCGCCGAGACGCGCGTCGTTCCGGGACACGTCGGCGACCGGACGAAGCCCGACGACGCGGGACGGTACGTCGCGACGCTGGGCGACCTCCGCGACCGACTCGACGTTCTCACGCTGGACGAAGACGCCTTCGTCGAGCGGATTCTCGAAAATATGCCCCCACAGCCAGCGAACTACGAGACCATCATCGAGACGAACCTCGGCCGCCGCGAGACCGACGACGCGGAGGCGTTCGAACTCGAACTCGGCCCGAACAACTGCGCGGCGACGGGAACGGCTGACTGAGTCCTTATACCACGAACTGTCCTTCGAACCGCTCTTGGGCGAGTTCGTACGCCTCGTCGACGAGCGCGGAGAGGCTGTCGACCGTCGCCTCCGAAGGTCTGAGGACGCAGACCCACGAGGCCCAGGCGTACGTCGGATGCGGGAGCAGGCTGTCGAGGAGATCGTAGTCGTGGCCGGTCTCACAGAGCTCGCCAGCGGCGGGGCGTGGCGGCTGCTCGCCGAACAGCGAGCGGTACGTCTCGGGGCGAATCTCGAAGTTCACACGGTAGATGCCGTCGCGGTCCAGCTCGGAGGCGGAGTCGGTCCCGCTGTCGTAGTCCTTGACGGTCAGAAAGTAGGTGCCACGGGCGAGTTTGTTGTCGGGGTTGTAGAACAGCCCCTGTTCGCCCCACGCCGAGGTCATCACGACGTTGTCGTACTTGTCGAGCGTCGTCGTGAGCAGCCTGTCGGCGTTCATAGCATCGTATGGGGGCGGGCGGGCAAAGGGGTTTCTGCGATGCGGATTCA
Protein-coding sequences here:
- a CDS encoding MBL fold metallo-hydrolase: MTDDPDTGREAGSLSADALRDRLRRGDAVTVLDVRDRDEFEAWHIDGESVHATQIPHNKFLVARVRGGVEELVADLAEPVLVVCGEGKASADVADLLADNGIEALNLDGGMEGWARVYESVEIPHDEATVRQYLRPSSGCVAILVVAGDEAVVVDPLRAFTDRYVADAAELGAEITYAVDTHVHADHVSGVRDVARETGAEIVLPRGAENRGLAFDATLVGDGDTLGVGEVELTAVSLPGHTTEMTGFRVGDLLLAGDSVFLDSVARPDLEVGDDGASEMARTLYGTLHERLFAFPAETRVVPGHVGDRTKPDDAGRYVATLGDLRDRLDVLTLDEDAFVERILENMPPQPANYETIIETNLGRRETDDAEAFELELGPNNCAATGTAD
- a CDS encoding DUF6194 family protein, which gives rise to MNADRLLTTTLDKYDNVVMTSAWGEQGLFYNPDNKLARGTYFLTVKDYDSGTDSASELDRDGIYRVNFEIRPETYRSLFGEQPPRPAAGELCETGHDYDLLDSLLPHPTYAWASWVCVLRPSEATVDSLSALVDEAYELAQERFEGQFVV
- a CDS encoding ferritin family protein, encoding MDAEAFQATLEQSKATQLSRLGSNNLLVALTDAELETPVVLRVAANSEHAARTTFHEWADTESDDEAKATFEHVADQEDEHYDRVVAELSDPDFDPVDGGAMHTYLRGREDTVERLAAGLVARGLVSIRAHTQIVSFFVNEADERRADLFRDLKRETQEEVELGLGLLDDLCETDEDWQRAQMVAEYVIQLAYDDYADSLRGMGLDPKPVC
- a CDS encoding MOSC domain-containing protein, producing the protein MNRTPRVETIFVAPEDSAPMEQLESVEAVEGGLTGDRYLTGKGYYSPFDVCEVTFIEGEAIETIREEFGIDLSDGRHRRNVVTRGVDLHDLLETTFRVGDVEFRGTRPRPPCAHVEKVADEENVMRALKERRGGICADVVTGGELHVGDEIEIVEDAPRDVGRSIADRLRRQSESGPSH
- a CDS encoding mandelate racemase/muconate lactonizing enzyme family protein is translated as MSKDYAELHDPNAEYTMRELSSETMGVTAKRGGGRDVEITDIQTTMVDGNFPWTLVRIYTDAGIVGTGEAYWGAGVPELIQRMKPFLVGENPLDIDRLFEHLVQKMSGEGSVEGVTVTAISGIEVALHDVAGKILDVPAYQLLGGKYRDKVRVYCDCHTEEEADPDACADEAERVVEELGYDALKFDLDVPSGLEKDRANRHLRPGEIRHKAEIVEKVTERVKDRADVAFDCHWTFSGGSAKRLASAIEEYDVWWLEDPVPPENLEVQEEVTKSTTTPITVGENRYRVTEERRLIENQAVDIIAPDLPKVGGMRETQKIADVANQYYIPVAMHNVSSPIATMASAHVGTSIPNSLAVEYHSYELGWWEDLVEEDVIEDGYITIPEEPGLGLTLDMDTVEEHMVDGETLFDEA
- a CDS encoding acetamidase/formamidase family protein; the encoded protein is MSNEDYTVDYDLSDDAENIHSVWDNSLDPLVTVEPGEVVRFECRDALDGQVGPDSTAEDLANATFDPVHPLTGPVAVEGAEPGDVLEVELLDFEHKGWGFTGYMPGEMGLGLLPEDFEEAGLHIWELDDEVAHFVNGIEVPLDMFPGIVGVAPGEDGEHDTLPPRNTGGNMDVKHMTKGSTVYLPVEVEGALFSTADCHAAQGDGEVCVTGIESPMFVTARFNVRKDMDIQQPQLQTTGPFTPTGQDEPMYATTGIADDLMEATKKAVRHMIDHLEAERGLTRGEAYILCSAAVDLKVSEVVDAPNWIVTAYVPDSIFP